In a genomic window of Quercus lobata isolate SW786 chromosome 4, ValleyOak3.0 Primary Assembly, whole genome shotgun sequence:
- the LOC115986264 gene encoding putative disease resistance RPP13-like protein 3 translates to MVAEVPVIILLEKLRKLQIADERVRPPELRAAVVTAVNELRHIFSFLTKPNQTNITENLKGLLDSIYSADNTTESVLTTVQGRRKGVTETKLLEEFRRSFGKVSVEFYKFGPHDLPNENVDPITVVSEQAGFQYDQELYVLTGREEEEKELVRRLIKDDEKCLRAIALVSEKELGKTALARTVYNKPVIRQHFQCRAWVHIPKDLECKDLLIIILRTIPDCVLQGIELWDESKLTAKLVESLMKHRFLVVLDNVFQVDIWHMLARSFADARNGSRVILTTRLSDVAMDADPWSSPMKLAPLTPQKSWEFFLKKAGREDNSDLNEFMDKILRVCNGFPAAILLLGGLLSTIQLSEWAEVINHVAGEDQSTPSNIVDWSYHKLPCVLKPCFLYLTIFPKAYEIPIRRLLHLWLAEGFVPISSEANDVNVAKKYFDELVRRNMIEIQRWKPDGTPKTCLMPCYLYDVYLPKAEDIGFLHVSHGKSDTSEGSIMFNIQRLARRFGNDSSVESHIEHLRSYVSFNDQKVNRSSREIARSPKKLITETGSSPLKVLDLEGVYKPMTPSKLRELQNLRFEVYQYNHSAKFNLEGKEPATSLYE, encoded by the exons ATGGTGGCTGAAGTGCCTGTCATAATTTTATTAGAGAAATTACGGAAGCTGCAGATTGCCGATGAAAGAGTAAGGCCTCCAGAACTGAGAGCTGCAGTGGTCACTGCAGTCAATGAACTAAGACATATTTTTAGCTTCCTCACGAAGCCAAACCAAACGAACATCACCGAAAATTTGAAGGGGCTGCTAGACTCTATTTATTCCGCAGACAACACCACCGAAAGTGTCCTAACTACAGTACAAGGGAGACGAAAGGGCGTCACTGAAACAAAATTACTGGAGGAGTTCAGGAGGAGCTTCGGCAAAGTATCCGTTGAATTTTACAAGTTCGGCCCTCATGATCTGCCAAACGAGAACGTTGATCCAATTACTGTTGTGTCGGAACAAGCAGGCTTCCAATATGATCAAGAGCTGTATGTTCTCACTGGACgtgaagaagaggaaaaggaaCTGGTACGACGACTTATCAAAGACGACGAGAAATGTCTCCGTGCAATTGCGCTGGTTAGTGAAAAAGAACTTGGCAAGACAGCTCTTGCAAGGACTGTTTATAATAAACCAGTCATTCGGCAGCATTTCCAGTGCCGTGCCTGGGTTCATATTCCCAAAGATCTTGAATGTAAGGATCTCTTGATTATCATATTAAGAACGATTCCAGATTGCGTATTGCAGGGCATTGAGCTTTGGGACGAATCCAAACTGACTGCTAAGCTTGTGGAGAGTCTGATGAAGCACAGATTTCTAGTAGTCTTGGATAATGTCTTCCAGGTTGACATCTGGCACATGCTCGCACGTTCATTTGCGGACGCTAGGAATGGAAGTAGGGTCATCCTCACAACTCGCCTCTCTGATGTAGCAATGGATGCTGACCCATGGAGCAGTCCGATGAAACTGGCGCCGTTGACTCCTCAGAAAAGTTGGGAGTTTTTCTTGAAGAAGGCAGGCAGAGAAGATAATTCAGACTTAAACGAGTTCATGGATAAAATTTTGAGGGTATGTAATGGTTTTCCTGCAGCAATCCTCCTATTAGGAGGACTGTTGTCAACCATACAATTAAGTGAGTGGGCAGAAGTAATTAATCATGTAGCCGGTGAAGATCAATCAACTCCCTCAAATATTGTAGACTGGAGCTATCATAAGCTACCATGTGTACTAAAACCATGTTTCCTTTATTTGACTATTTTTCCTAAAGCGTATGAGATCCCCATACGGAGGTTGTTACACTTGTGGCTTGCAGAGGGATTTGTTCCAATATCATCTGAGGCGAACGATGTCAATGTGGCCAAGAAATATTTCGATGAACTAGTCCGTAGAAACATGATCGAAATACAAAGATGGAAGCCAGATGGAACCCCCAAAACATGTCTTATGCCATGTTATCTCTATGATGTGTACTTGCCAAAAGCTGAGGATATAGGATTTCTTCATGTCTCGCATGGGAAGTCAGATACATCTGAAGGCTCAATTATGTTTAATATTCAGAGACTTGCACGTCGATTTGGCAACGATTCTAGTGTAGAATCTCATATTGAACATCTTCGCTCGTATGTTTCTTTTAACGATCAAAAAGTAAATAGATCCAGCAGAGAAATTGCGAGGTCGCCCAAAAAACTAATCACTGAGACAGGTTCTTCCCCGCTGAAGGTGCTTGATCTAGAGGGTGTCTACAAACCTATGACACCTAGTAAACTTCGGGAGCTACAGAATCTAAG ATTTGAAGTATACCAATATAACCACTCTGCCAAGTTCAATCTGGAAGGCAAAGAACCTGCGACATCTCTATATGAATGA